One genomic region from Elusimicrobiota bacterium encodes:
- a CDS encoding TMEM165/GDT1 family protein: MSTKIGCKSKEVIFVDWKIIAATFVTVFLAELGDKTQLASFCMATSKKCYLEVIIGAVSALALVTILSVILAMILNRTLSENVLKYVRYGAASLFIVIGILMFAGKM, translated from the coding sequence ATGAGTACAAAGATAGGGTGTAAAAGCAAGGAGGTTATTTTTGTGGACTGGAAAATTATTGCAGCTACGTTTGTTACTGTATTCCTCGCGGAGTTAGGGGATAAAACTCAGTTAGCAAGTTTTTGTATGGCAACTTCAAAAAAGTGTTATCTTGAAGTAATTATCGGTGCGGTGTCAGCATTAGCGTTAGTAACTATTCTTAGTGTAATACTGGCGATGATACTTAACCGTACATTATCAGAAAACGTGTTGAAGTATGTGCGGTACGGTGCAGCGTCGTTATTCATAGTTATCGGCATACTTATGTTCGCAGGGAAGATGTGA
- a CDS encoding DUF362 domain-containing protein, which translates to MPESIVVLGFKSYEVTVVEALDKIGAGEVIAKQKRVIIKPNLVTDLPPPVTTPPELCEVIVNYVRKVAPNTEVVIAEGCGEADGGTEDVFKSLGYTELAKKLGVPLIDLNLAPLIKLSLPGNKVFREFYIPEIAMDSYIISVPMLKAHSLSVFTGSMKNMMGFAPPKYYQAGGHWKKSMFHNRMQEAILDLNRYRKADLTVFDATIGLEEYHLGGKECYPRINKILAGYDPQEVDRAAAKLLGINWQKVMHLNEKI; encoded by the coding sequence ATGCCGGAGAGCATTGTTGTTCTTGGATTTAAGAGTTATGAAGTAACCGTAGTTGAAGCATTGGATAAAATCGGTGCTGGTGAGGTCATTGCTAAACAAAAGAGGGTTATTATTAAACCTAACCTCGTAACTGACCTTCCTCCGCCGGTAACTACGCCTCCTGAACTTTGTGAAGTAATAGTTAATTACGTGCGGAAGGTTGCGCCAAACACAGAGGTTGTTATCGCAGAAGGGTGTGGTGAGGCTGATGGCGGGACTGAGGATGTATTTAAGAGTTTGGGGTATACTGAACTTGCAAAAAAACTTGGGGTACCGTTGATTGACCTTAACCTCGCACCGTTAATAAAACTTTCACTTCCCGGGAATAAGGTTTTCCGTGAATTCTATATACCTGAGATTGCAATGGATAGTTATATTATCTCAGTCCCGATGTTGAAAGCTCATAGTTTGTCAGTATTTACCGGGAGTATGAAGAATATGATGGGGTTTGCTCCGCCGAAGTATTACCAGGCAGGCGGGCACTGGAAAAAGTCTATGTTTCATAACAGAATGCAGGAGGCAATACTTGACCTCAACCGTTACCGCAAAGCCGACCTCACGGTTTTTGATGCAACTATCGGGCTAGAGGAGTATCATCTCGGAGGGAAAGAGTGTTATCCAAGAATTAACAAAATCCTTGCCGGGTATGACCCTCAGGAAGTTGACCGTGCAGCGGCTAAACTATTGGGGATTAATTGGCAAAAGGTTATGCATTTGAATGAAAAAATATAG